In Corynebacterium aquatimens, one genomic interval encodes:
- a CDS encoding enoyl-CoA hydratase/isomerase family protein has product MDTSSSSPIITAEVDGTIATIRISNPEKRNALRADSYRAIGELVLRAGNDASIRAVIITGDDTAFCAGMDVESFANAEEFNVAPHGVAPALVDIEMMADAITRCPIPVIAAVEGACAGIGASVAFATDIIIASEEAFVVLPFGRIGLMPDGGAVATAAASMGRHRAMALVLAQLPLSAKEALAAGLVAKLSPKGQALATAQELARSFSTSPRGALAATKAAVNKAALRGFNESLAFEAQTQTALLGTEEHQQGVAAFLNKRTHQFD; this is encoded by the coding sequence ATGGACACATCTTCCTCCTCCCCCATCATCACCGCTGAGGTCGACGGCACCATTGCCACGATCCGCATTTCCAACCCGGAGAAGCGCAATGCCCTGCGCGCGGATTCCTACCGCGCGATCGGCGAATTAGTATTGCGCGCTGGCAATGATGCCTCTATCCGCGCGGTGATCATCACTGGCGACGACACAGCGTTTTGCGCCGGCATGGACGTGGAGTCCTTCGCCAACGCTGAGGAATTCAACGTTGCCCCGCACGGCGTGGCCCCTGCCTTGGTGGACATTGAGATGATGGCCGACGCCATCACCCGCTGCCCTATCCCCGTGATCGCCGCGGTGGAAGGGGCCTGCGCTGGCATCGGCGCATCCGTGGCCTTTGCCACCGACATCATCATCGCCAGCGAAGAAGCCTTCGTGGTTCTACCATTCGGCAGGATCGGTCTCATGCCCGACGGTGGTGCCGTGGCAACGGCTGCGGCTTCCATGGGCCGCCACCGCGCAATGGCGCTGGTGCTGGCACAGCTCCCACTTTCTGCAAAGGAAGCCCTCGCCGCCGGGCTCGTGGCAAAACTCAGCCCAAAGGGCCAAGCACTAGCCACCGCCCAAGAGCTCGCCCGAAGCTTCTCGACGTCCCCGCGCGGCGCACTCGCCGCGACGAAGGCCGCTGTGAACAAGGCTGCGCTGCGCGGATTCAACGAATCCCTCGCATTCGAGGCTCAAACCCAAACCGCCCTCCTCGGCACCGAGGAGCACCAGCAAGGTGTCGCCGCCTTCCTCAACAAGCGCACGCACCAGTTTGATTAA